ATCGAATATATTTGCGATAAAGCCACGATTAAAACTATCGTTTCAGGAAACACAGAATATTATTCAAGCAAAAAACAAACAATTATTCACCTTCGGTCGATCATAACCGTCAAAGATTTCAAGTATAAAGAAATAAAAATTCCAGACGATAGAATTGCATATTGTCTATTTACATCAGGATCAACGGGGAGACCTAAGGGGGCGCTGATCAAACACTCCGGTATTGTACAATCTATTAAAAACTTTAAAAAGGCATATCATTTTGATAAAAACAGCAAGGTACTTCAATTTGCTAGCCTATCGTATGATGCGTCCCTATCAGAGATTTTCCCAACTTTTGCTGCCGGTGGAACTATTTATATTCCGCCCAGAGAAGTGATTTTAGATATTGATAAGTTATCATCATACATTATCGAGTCAGGTATAACAGCAGCAATATTTCCGCCTACTGTTATCGGGCACCTTAACAAAGATTCTCTTTCTTCACTCTCAACTTTAGTGTCCGCAGGCGAAGAATGCCCTGCTGATTTAGCAAATAGAATGTATGAATTGGTTCCACATTTTATTAACGCATACGGACCCACAGAAGCTTCAGTAGGAGTTACCACCTTTGAACTAGACCGGAAAATAAAAAATGCAGTTCCTATTGGCAAAGCTTTACCTGGATACAAGATTTATATATTAAACAAGGTTGGTCAAAGAGTCTCTATTGGCCAAATTGGCGAACTCTGTATAGGCGGCGTTGGAGTTTTTGCCGGTTATATCGGGGATAGCGCAAAAACTCACGAAGTTTTAATCCCTAATCCTTTTGGCGTCGGTTATCTGTATAAGACCGGCGATCTTGTAAAACAAGATGCGAATGGGCAAATTTATTATGTTGGAAGGAATGACTTTCAAATAAAATTACATAGCATTAGGATGAGCCCGGAAGAAATCGAAAGAGAAATTAAGAAGCTGCCAAAAATCAATGAATGCGTGGTTGTTGATGGATGTCTTGAAAGTAACAAGGAACACAAATTGGTCTGTTATTTTACTGCCTCAGAAGATTTAAATTTAACAGTAACACGAGATATCCTTCGTTCCAAGTTGCAACCACATATGATTCCCCAGGTTTTCATCCATATTCCTTCAATGCCTCTGACCCCAAGCGGAAAAATCGACCGACATGCACTTCAAATAAAACCCGTCAGAATAAAAACTGAGACAGATACTCTTAACGACAGCGTAATTTCTGACTCTCCAATAGCACGCATATGGAAAGATATTTTGGGCACGAACTCCGTGTCTCTTGAAGACAACTTTTTTGAATTAGGCGGATCATCTATCTCCGCCATGCGGATCGTCTCGAAGATTAATAAAAATACAGACTTTCATGCAAACATAAATTTAATTTTTGAATATCCTGTTTTTAATGATTTCGTTCGCGCCCTAGAAAAAGAAGCTTCAGAGACAGAAAAAGAACATGATAAGACATTTGCAGACCAAAAGTTAACAGACCCAGAAAAGTTATTTTGGGCCGCCAACTATACTTCCAAGAAACCGGAAGCATATACACTAACTGAAGTGTTTGAACTTAATGGACAAATAAATACAAACAGACTTCAAAGAAGTTTCGAGTTTCTAATTAGTCAATTTCCTAAATTACGCACCAATTTCAGATTTAGGTTCGATAAAATTGAAAAAGTGATTAAAAATGAAAAATCATATCCGTTCTGTCTCCGTGATTATTCAAATCTGGATATCTCCAGAGCAAGAAAAAAGGCCAGGCAAACCCAGGAACATATTGCCAACATTCCCATGGATCTGGAAAAAGACTGGCTCTTTGTAGCCTATTATTTGAAATTGTCTGAAGTAGAAGGACTGCTGATCTTCCATGCCCATCACATTGTTATGGACGCCAGAGCAATGGAAATTATATCTAAAAAATTTTGGGATTATTATGAACACCATCAAGATTACAAGTTGGTGGAAAATATTAATTCTATGCATTCACAACCTACAGATGATGAAAAAACCTTTTGGAAAGAATATTTGTCCCGAGCAGATGATAATTTGACTTCATTGCCATATGACAATCCCAAGAATGAAACAACAGAAAACAATGGAAAGACTATTATACATCCATTACCTTTGCGATTGGCCCGAGAAGGATCCAAAACTGCTACGGCTCTAGGCATTACCCCTTTCTCTCTTTTTCGAAATATTTTTTCCTTACTCCTTCATCGTCTTTCAAATCAGGTTAATTTAACTGTTGGCACGGCTGTCAGCCTGCGAGATGACAACAGTGAAAATGATATTGGTGTTTTCTTAAATACATTACCTATCCGGTCAACTTTGCGGAGCGGAGAACCAATAGAAAAATATCTAGTAAGACAAAATAAGGAATTTATACATTGCTTTAAACACAGGAACCTTTCACTACCTCATATTCTCAAACTAATTCAGAATGACTGCAAAAAAGACTCTCAGCCCCTATTTAATGTAATGTTTGATTATATTGCTGAAGAAGGCACTTCTAAGGTAATCGGTTTGCAAGTAAAACGTCAAAGGGCCTTTCCGGCAACTGCACTTTTTGATCTTACCCTCACGGTCAAAGAATTAAATTGCGGTTTTGAATTGCTGTGGGAATATAACACCAATCTATTTAACGAGAAAACTCTTCGAAAATTTATGAATTGGTATGAAAATATCTTTCATAACTCAATCAATGATCTAAAACAAAATGCTTCTAAGATCGATTTTTTAACACAAAAAGAAAAACAGTTACTAGAAGATTTCAATTCTACTGATATAACGATTCCCAATTCTTGTTTTATCCAAGAATTTGAAAAGAATATCAGTAAATTTTCTGATAAGATTGCGGCTACCAGTGGTGACAAAACCATAGATTACAAAACTCTCAATCAAAAAGCAAATATTTTAGCAAGGAAGCTCCTGGAACATAAAATCGGCATTAATGATAAAATTGGCGTTTTAATGCCCAGAGGCATTGATCTGATCATCTCAATTCTTGCGATATGGAAAGTACGAGCCGTTTATGTTCCTCTTGAACCGGATTTTCCAGATGATAGGATCCGGCAAATGTCAATGCAAGCAAATCTTTCATGTATAATTTCCAAAAATGAATATAGCAGAGAGAGGGTGATCACTGAGGTGCCTTTTTTGC
The nucleotide sequence above comes from Patescibacteria group bacterium. Encoded proteins:
- a CDS encoding amino acid adenylation domain-containing protein, producing the protein MYNVKLLHDFFVFQSQKNPNQIAVVDFKKSYTYKEIETSANRLAFELTSHSPALQQDKIGFFTDRSVDSIIIMLGILKSGHAFVPIDPNLPAKRIEYICDKATIKTIVSGNTEYYSSKKQTIIHLRSIITVKDFKYKEIKIPDDRIAYCLFTSGSTGRPKGALIKHSGIVQSIKNFKKAYHFDKNSKVLQFASLSYDASLSEIFPTFAAGGTIYIPPREVILDIDKLSSYIIESGITAAIFPPTVIGHLNKDSLSSLSTLVSAGEECPADLANRMYELVPHFINAYGPTEASVGVTTFELDRKIKNAVPIGKALPGYKIYILNKVGQRVSIGQIGELCIGGVGVFAGYIGDSAKTHEVLIPNPFGVGYLYKTGDLVKQDANGQIYYVGRNDFQIKLHSIRMSPEEIEREIKKLPKINECVVVDGCLESNKEHKLVCYFTASEDLNLTVTRDILRSKLQPHMIPQVFIHIPSMPLTPSGKIDRHALQIKPVRIKTETDTLNDSVISDSPIARIWKDILGTNSVSLEDNFFELGGSSISAMRIVSKINKNTDFHANINLIFEYPVFNDFVRALEKEASETEKEHDKTFADQKLTDPEKLFWAANYTSKKPEAYTLTEVFELNGQINTNRLQRSFEFLISQFPKLRTNFRFRFDKIEKVIKNEKSYPFCLRDYSNLDISRARKKARQTQEHIANIPMDLEKDWLFVAYYLKLSEVEGLLIFHAHHIVMDARAMEIISKKFWDYYEHHQDYKLVENINSMHSQPTDDEKTFWKEYLSRADDNLTSLPYDNPKNETTENNGKTIIHPLPLRLAREGSKTATALGITPFSLFRNIFSLLLHRLSNQVNLTVGTAVSLRDDNSENDIGVFLNTLPIRSTLRSGEPIEKYLVRQNKEFIHCFKHRNLSLPHILKLIQNDCKKDSQPLFNVMFDYIAEEGTSKVIGLQVKRQRAFPATALFDLTLTVKELNCGFELLWEYNTNLFNEKTLRKFMNWYENIFHNSINDLKQNASKIDFLTQKEKQLLEDFNSTDITIPNSCFIQEFEKNISKFSDKIAATSGDKTIDYKTLNQKANILARKLLEHKIGINDKIGVLMPRGIDLIISILAIWKVRAVYVPLEPDFPDDRIRQMSMQANLSCIISKNEYSRERVITEVPFLHFDSVQKKKEADMENLNIRGSMNDLVYVIFTSGSTGKPKGVMIEQLGMVNHCNEMIKFFHLKENTIMAQTASHCFDISIWQLVAPLLIGGKIIIYSKDHQLNLKALFESIIEDKITIAELVPSYLFALLEHINHHVNNNRLNDLCHMLTTGEAASNKLVESWYAIYPEIPLTNAYGPAEASDDTNLYTLTKQEAIPNTPIPVGKPIGNVKIYILDSFLNRCPIGIKGEIYISGIAVGKGYINDHEKTKAAFLTNPFSGNKERMYKTGDIGSWNSDGTINFYGRTDFQVKIRGYRIELEEIENQIEDIPYVSQAVIIVKNFGNSKQLYAFITGQGQIEENPIRSSLQAKLPAYMIPQRIIQLNEIPLNHNGKADRKLLSKIDIANHQEKLDKVLSEKQQILLETWKSIFKDNEITINDNFFDLGGDSISSIQIISRLLSQGYELDIENFFAHPTICQLASFVIKKQYIGSIPISEKPFFLTPIQKSFLEKSLGNPNWYNQCVVIEGKKWNTEKLKESLLHTLKAHPAFSLRFNNFEQQYIKSVDFSKYIFEYSADELNDEQILSNMNKMINIKEGPIIVATISDKGNSEFKLFIVAHHLIIDAFSWSIFIDDLEKNYHNALLENNHNQKSLGSNLHEWATYLEKRSFKKIVSSRLPYWEKILKDNKIPISSSIPQKNNGNHRIISLGANANFSKKIADFIANNSSLKLEHLVISILTRALCKWLASDEIAVMLERHGRSHVPNNFNISRTIGWFTVIHPFLVKLNMDGNIAQAHAIAKDLENLKDDGISYGLLKYRGSMNNPLKKIPEPDIAINFLGEMCRANSNGYFSNYKLIPDQTVDPRRQLEYKLEINTYLVEGRLVIECTYDQECFPISLMNQLVEEIEINIKNLSAEIDSSKRDKKIEMPTSSFSNERLSEIQNRLAGTISNG